From Paenibacillus polymyxa, the proteins below share one genomic window:
- a CDS encoding DUF1385 domain-containing protein: protein MSQASKPVSYGGQAVIEGVMFGGKRVNVTAVRRKSGEITYLEVPRKEQSWVSKFRRIPLLRGIVSIIDSSAKGTKHLNYSADAYADDEVDPEERAEQKKKEESRWSLSMMIGVAAVGILSFLFGKIVLTLVPVVMESFLFGGLFHNQILHNLAEGAIKLILLLAYLWGISQTPLIKRLFQYHGAEHKVITAFEAGEELTPANVQKYSRLHYRCGSSFIMLTVIIGVLVYSLFTYDNLWERMGQRLLLLPIVLGLSFEFLKLTNALREIPVLRYLGYPGLWLQLLTTKEPTDDQVEVSIASFKRMLELDAELENVPVKETLNSPVLDPLKG, encoded by the coding sequence TTGTCACAAGCATCCAAGCCTGTGAGCTACGGCGGTCAGGCAGTCATTGAAGGTGTCATGTTCGGCGGCAAGCGTGTCAATGTCACGGCAGTTCGCCGCAAATCTGGCGAAATCACATATTTGGAAGTACCACGTAAGGAGCAATCCTGGGTGTCCAAATTCCGCAGAATTCCGTTATTGCGGGGGATTGTCAGCATCATCGACTCCAGTGCCAAGGGCACCAAGCATTTGAACTATTCAGCCGATGCGTATGCTGATGATGAAGTAGATCCGGAAGAACGCGCTGAACAAAAGAAAAAAGAGGAATCCCGTTGGAGCCTGAGCATGATGATCGGCGTGGCTGCGGTCGGTATATTGTCCTTCCTCTTTGGCAAAATTGTATTAACCCTGGTTCCGGTTGTTATGGAGAGTTTCCTGTTTGGCGGCTTGTTTCACAACCAGATTTTGCATAATCTCGCTGAAGGAGCTATTAAGCTGATTTTGCTGCTCGCTTATTTATGGGGTATTTCCCAAACTCCGTTAATTAAGCGACTGTTTCAATATCACGGCGCGGAGCATAAAGTGATTACTGCATTTGAAGCTGGGGAAGAACTGACTCCAGCCAACGTACAAAAATATAGCCGACTGCATTATCGCTGCGGTAGCAGCTTTATTATGCTCACCGTGATTATCGGGGTACTCGTCTACTCCCTGTTTACCTACGATAATCTGTGGGAGCGCATGGGGCAACGTCTTTTACTGCTTCCGATCGTATTGGGTCTTTCTTTTGAATTTCTCAAGCTGACCAATGCACTTCGGGAAATTCCAGTGCTTCGTTATCTAGGTTACCCCGGCCTATGGCTGCAGTTGCTTACCACCAAAGAACCGACCGATGATCAAGTGGAGGTATCGATTGCCTCATTTAAGCGTATGCTTGAATTGGATGCTGAGTTAGAAAATGTACCTGTAAAGGAGACTCTCAACAGTCCGGTCCTTGATCCTTTGAAAGGATGA
- a CDS encoding ABC transporter substrate-binding protein has product MKKGFIGFLLLLTFMLTLAGCGATDNAVDKGQTTTSGSKPTEAATGPVTVKHNRGELTLDKPAQRVVVLEWTFTEDLIALGVQPVGNADNANYKVYVTPEAALDSNVVDVGTRNEPNLEAIASLKPDLIISNFDGNEAIYEQLKAIAPTIEYNLNDGNGYDYDKMVKIFNSIAVALGKEDKAKQVLADLDQHYAEAKQKLAAANKSDFHFILTQAFTSQNAASLRMFSDNSVVVGTLAKIGLVNDWKPSKVESYGFSTVGIEALSAVQDSNFIYIVQPDDNVFGSSMKNNSVWNGLKFVKEKRTYPLASTTWTFGGPVSSKGLVDETVGAITQ; this is encoded by the coding sequence ATGAAAAAGGGATTTATCGGATTCTTATTGTTACTGACTTTTATGCTCACACTGGCAGGTTGTGGAGCAACTGACAATGCAGTAGATAAAGGTCAGACAACTACGTCGGGCAGCAAACCCACTGAAGCAGCGACCGGTCCTGTGACAGTAAAGCATAATCGTGGTGAACTCACGCTTGACAAGCCCGCGCAGCGTGTCGTGGTGCTTGAATGGACATTTACGGAGGATTTGATTGCATTGGGCGTTCAGCCAGTTGGTAATGCGGACAATGCCAACTATAAGGTGTATGTGACTCCAGAGGCGGCTCTGGACAGTAACGTGGTCGATGTCGGTACACGCAACGAGCCTAATTTGGAGGCGATTGCTTCATTAAAGCCGGATCTCATCATATCCAATTTTGATGGGAATGAAGCAATCTATGAGCAACTCAAGGCCATCGCACCGACGATTGAATATAATCTGAACGATGGTAACGGCTACGACTATGATAAGATGGTGAAGATTTTTAATAGTATCGCAGTCGCTCTTGGAAAAGAGGATAAAGCTAAGCAGGTGCTTGCCGATCTGGATCAGCATTATGCCGAAGCCAAACAAAAGCTCGCCGCTGCAAACAAATCGGATTTCCATTTTATACTGACACAGGCTTTTACTTCGCAAAATGCAGCCAGTCTGCGTATGTTTTCAGATAATTCAGTCGTTGTGGGAACACTGGCGAAGATCGGTTTGGTTAACGATTGGAAACCGAGCAAGGTTGAATCGTATGGCTTTTCAACGGTTGGCATTGAAGCTCTGTCAGCCGTTCAGGACAGCAACTTTATCTATATTGTGCAGCCAGACGATAATGTTTTCGGCTCATCTATGAAAAACAATTCTGTTTGGAATGGTTTGAAATTCGTCAAAGAAAAACGTACTTATCCGTTGGCCAGTACAACATGGACGTTTGGCGGCCCGGTCTCGTCAAAGGGACTGGTGGATGAGACTGTCGGGGCAATTACGCAATGA
- a CDS encoding YqhR family membrane protein, whose amino-acid sequence MSETYSIPKIGRDQEQSRESQNQRNHNDNSNRGRQQSGKLHTPLIPFALELGFFAGLLWGLLRWLFYTLHFTVVAPGFLAEPFFKHSFMNTMAGHLVGLLFFIALSVVASLVYTLILRRFNGPIPGIIYGLIWWVILFVLTGPKLGMMNPPYRLTWNSIYTEVCVFILWGLFIGYTVAVEYTDERMREPEKAGDRT is encoded by the coding sequence ATGAGTGAAACTTACTCTATACCGAAAATAGGTCGTGATCAGGAACAGTCCCGTGAATCTCAAAATCAACGTAATCATAATGACAACAGTAACAGAGGCAGACAACAGTCAGGCAAATTACATACACCGCTCATTCCCTTTGCACTTGAGCTGGGTTTTTTTGCGGGTTTGCTCTGGGGGTTGCTGCGCTGGCTGTTTTATACGCTGCACTTTACAGTAGTGGCGCCTGGCTTTCTGGCAGAGCCGTTTTTCAAGCATTCGTTCATGAACACCATGGCAGGGCATTTGGTGGGGTTGCTGTTTTTTATTGCATTGTCCGTGGTAGCGTCATTGGTGTACACCCTGATTTTGCGTAGGTTTAATGGCCCTATACCCGGTATTATATACGGTCTGATTTGGTGGGTTATTTTATTTGTGTTAACAGGCCCTAAGTTAGGGATGATGAACCCTCCTTATCGATTAACATGGAATTCCATATATACAGAAGTTTGCGTATTTATACTGTGGGGACTATTTATCGGATATACCGTTGCTGTCGAGTATACGGATGAAAGAATGCGCGAGCCTGAGAAGGCTGGGGACAGAACGTAA
- a CDS encoding M24 family metallopeptidase, whose translation MKNDRVLKLRQALGEHNLRAMLITSPVNRRYLTGFTGSAGYVLITESHSYLLTDFRYMTQATEQAQGFTVVQHAAQVMETVKELLSSHQISETGFEQDDVTVATHKAYSEDLSPIKLVPVSGIVEKLRVYKDAEELEVMQRAADLADATFAHILPYIKPGVSERELDLEMEFFMRKQGATSSSFDTIVASGVRSALPHGVASAKLVQAGELITFDFGALLDGYCSDLTRTVATQGDLAPQLREIYDIVLKAQLHALEHIKPGMTGREADALTRDIIASHGYGDNFGHSTGHGLGLEVHESTRLSKASDDILEPGMVVTVEPGIYVPGLGGVRIEDDIVITDNGIKVLTHSSKEFTVV comes from the coding sequence ATGAAGAATGACCGGGTGCTAAAGTTGCGGCAGGCGCTGGGCGAGCATAACCTGCGGGCTATGCTGATTACTAGCCCTGTCAATCGTCGATATTTGACAGGCTTCACAGGTTCAGCGGGCTATGTGCTGATTACAGAATCCCATAGTTATTTGCTGACTGACTTTCGTTATATGACACAAGCGACCGAACAAGCCCAAGGCTTTACGGTAGTGCAGCACGCTGCGCAGGTCATGGAAACAGTAAAAGAATTGCTGTCTTCCCATCAGATTAGCGAAACAGGCTTTGAGCAGGATGATGTAACTGTTGCGACACATAAAGCTTATAGCGAAGATCTGTCACCTATTAAGCTGGTTCCGGTATCGGGCATTGTGGAAAAGCTGCGGGTGTACAAGGATGCGGAAGAGCTCGAAGTGATGCAACGGGCAGCGGATTTGGCAGATGCTACATTTGCACACATTTTACCTTACATCAAACCAGGAGTCAGCGAGCGTGAGCTGGATCTGGAAATGGAATTCTTCATGCGCAAGCAGGGAGCTACTTCTTCTTCATTTGACACGATTGTGGCATCCGGAGTTCGTTCGGCATTGCCTCATGGAGTAGCCAGTGCAAAGTTAGTACAAGCAGGTGAGCTGATTACGTTTGATTTTGGTGCGTTGCTGGATGGCTACTGCTCCGATTTGACCCGTACAGTGGCTACACAAGGGGATTTGGCGCCTCAGTTGCGCGAGATCTACGATATTGTACTTAAGGCGCAGCTTCACGCACTCGAACATATTAAGCCGGGCATGACAGGCCGTGAAGCGGATGCGCTGACCCGGGATATTATTGCTAGCCATGGGTATGGAGACAATTTCGGACACAGTACAGGTCATGGTCTGGGTCTTGAAGTGCATGAATCTACACGTCTGTCGAAGGCAAGTGATGATATTCTGGAGCCGGGCATGGTTGTAACGGTCGAACCAGGTATCTATGTGCCTGGATTGGGCGGTGTACGGATCGAGGATGATATCGTTATTACAGATAACGGCATCAAAGTATTAACGCATTCGAGCAAAGAATTTACAGTCGTTTAA
- the efp gene encoding elongation factor P gives MINVNDFKTGLTVEVDGDIFTVLDFQHVKPGKGAAFVRSKLKNLRNGNTVERTFRAGETIGRAQIENRGVSYLYASADDHTFMDNETYDQFTLSSDQLKWELNFLKENMNVNIISYNGEILGINLPTSVELKVIETEPGIKGNTATGATKNAKLETGLNVQVPLFINQDDVLLIDTRDGKYMSRA, from the coding sequence GTGATTAACGTTAATGATTTTAAAACAGGTTTGACCGTCGAGGTAGACGGAGATATTTTTACAGTTCTGGATTTTCAACACGTAAAACCAGGTAAAGGCGCAGCATTCGTACGCTCCAAGTTGAAAAACCTGCGTAATGGTAATACGGTTGAACGTACATTCCGTGCGGGTGAAACAATCGGCCGGGCGCAAATCGAAAATCGTGGTGTATCTTATCTGTATGCTAGTGCAGACGATCATACATTCATGGACAACGAAACATATGATCAATTTACATTGTCCAGCGATCAGCTGAAATGGGAGCTTAACTTCCTGAAAGAAAACATGAATGTAAATATCATAAGCTACAACGGAGAAATCCTGGGTATCAACCTGCCTACCAGCGTGGAACTCAAAGTAATTGAAACAGAACCAGGTATTAAAGGGAATACAGCTACAGGTGCAACCAAAAATGCCAAACTGGAAACAGGCTTGAATGTTCAAGTTCCTCTGTTTATTAACCAAGATGACGTATTGTTAATTGATACTCGTGACGGCAAATACATGTCTCGCGCATAG
- a CDS encoding aspartate kinase, producing MSLYVMKFGGSSVGDTERMKRVAKRVVEKQSEGHQCVVVVSAMGDTTDELIDQAKLLNEQLPARELDMLMTTGEQISIALLSMAIQQLGHEAVSFTGWQAGFRTESDFGRARITDIQPQRVLDALSSNKIVVVAGFQGMSADGDITTLGRGGSDTTAVALAAAIQADACEIYTDVDGIYSTDPRIVKVARKLKEISYDEMLELANLGAAVLHPRAVEYAKHNRVPLIVRSSFNHNEGTVVKEDAVMEQGVVVSGIAYDKNVARISILGVADIPGVLAKVFGTLAAAKIDVDIIVQSGVEAGKADFSFTVALTDREAALKTLEGIRGELPYREVTSEENLVKVSIVGAGMVSHPGVAAQMFAVLAEQGVSIKMVSTSEIKVSCVIEAGKLHEVIQALHTAYNLDTEEQAFVGGPKDRR from the coding sequence TTGTCTTTGTATGTCATGAAATTCGGAGGCAGTTCCGTCGGTGATACGGAGCGCATGAAACGCGTGGCAAAACGCGTCGTTGAGAAACAGAGTGAAGGGCATCAATGTGTAGTGGTCGTTTCCGCAATGGGAGACACAACAGACGAATTGATTGACCAGGCCAAATTATTAAATGAGCAGTTGCCTGCACGTGAGTTGGATATGTTGATGACGACAGGCGAGCAAATTTCAATCGCATTGTTGTCGATGGCTATTCAGCAGCTGGGTCATGAAGCGGTATCGTTTACGGGATGGCAGGCAGGCTTCCGTACTGAATCTGACTTTGGTCGGGCTCGGATTACGGATATTCAACCTCAGCGTGTGCTGGATGCACTGAGTAGCAACAAGATTGTTGTTGTAGCAGGTTTCCAGGGGATGTCTGCAGATGGAGATATTACGACGCTGGGACGTGGTGGGTCTGATACGACGGCCGTTGCGCTGGCGGCGGCAATTCAAGCGGATGCCTGTGAAATTTACACGGATGTGGACGGCATATATTCAACAGATCCACGGATTGTGAAAGTGGCACGTAAGCTAAAAGAAATTTCTTATGATGAGATGCTGGAATTAGCCAATTTAGGTGCGGCTGTTTTACATCCCCGTGCGGTAGAGTATGCCAAACATAACCGGGTACCGTTGATTGTGCGGTCCAGTTTTAACCATAATGAAGGAACAGTCGTAAAGGAGGATGCAGTAATGGAGCAAGGCGTTGTAGTCAGTGGAATTGCATATGATAAAAATGTAGCAAGAATCAGTATTTTGGGCGTTGCAGATATCCCTGGTGTACTGGCAAAAGTTTTCGGAACACTGGCAGCAGCCAAAATTGATGTAGACATTATTGTACAGAGCGGGGTTGAAGCTGGAAAAGCAGATTTCTCCTTTACGGTAGCTCTAACGGATCGTGAAGCTGCACTTAAGACGCTGGAAGGTATTCGCGGGGAGCTTCCATACCGTGAAGTAACGTCTGAGGAAAATTTGGTGAAGGTCTCCATAGTAGGTGCAGGTATGGTTAGCCACCCGGGTGTTGCAGCACAAATGTTTGCCGTGCTGGCCGAGCAAGGCGTTAGCATTAAAATGGTAAGCACATCCGAAATCAAGGTATCGTGTGTAATTGAAGCTGGAAAGCTTCATGAGGTTATCCAAGCGTTGCATACAGCTTATAATCTGGATACCGAGGAGCAAGCGTTTGTAGGCGGCCCTAAAGACCGTCGTTAA
- the spoIIIAA gene encoding stage III sporulation protein AA yields the protein MEWLELFPEPLHGILGRLPETVFKQLEEIRVREGRPLEVNANGDHHFVTTAGRLTLNPVEAYKPNREDAHRLLDFISNHSLYTMEEELRKGFITIPGGHRVGLAGRTVLNRGRVEHLRDISSFNVRIARAIPGIADRILPYVADRKSGMIRHTLILSPPQHGKTTLLRDLARQLSYGGMQSNGGRRNGLKVGIIDERSEIAGSHKGIPGFDVGPRTDVLDGCPKAEGMMMMIRSMSPDVLIVDEIGRPEDAEAVREALHAGIAVIASAHGRDVAEMASRSAFAGLATGQELFQLYVMLERTSRGVSFRLADAKQRRLTLPGEGQNGGISYA from the coding sequence ATGGAATGGCTGGAGTTATTTCCGGAACCGTTGCACGGTATACTCGGAAGGCTTCCAGAAACGGTATTTAAGCAACTGGAAGAAATTCGGGTCCGGGAAGGAAGGCCGCTGGAAGTTAATGCGAATGGTGATCATCATTTTGTAACGACTGCTGGTCGGCTGACTTTGAATCCTGTTGAAGCCTATAAGCCTAACCGCGAGGATGCCCACCGATTGCTGGATTTTATCAGTAATCATTCCCTGTACACCATGGAAGAGGAGCTTCGCAAAGGGTTTATTACCATCCCTGGCGGTCATCGTGTTGGCTTGGCAGGGAGAACTGTGCTTAACCGAGGGCGAGTAGAGCATTTGAGGGATATAAGCAGCTTTAACGTACGAATTGCCCGGGCCATTCCTGGCATAGCTGATCGGATATTGCCTTATGTAGCGGATCGAAAATCCGGAATGATACGGCATACGCTCATCTTGTCACCGCCTCAGCATGGCAAGACGACGTTGCTTAGGGACTTGGCTCGACAACTGAGTTACGGAGGGATGCAAAGCAACGGAGGGCGACGAAATGGACTTAAGGTGGGCATTATAGATGAACGTTCTGAGATCGCCGGTAGCCATAAGGGCATCCCCGGCTTTGATGTCGGACCTCGCACCGATGTATTGGACGGATGTCCGAAAGCGGAGGGTATGATGATGATGATTCGCTCGATGTCACCGGATGTCCTGATTGTGGATGAAATCGGGCGGCCAGAAGATGCGGAAGCGGTACGTGAAGCGCTTCATGCAGGCATCGCAGTCATTGCTTCCGCACATGGTCGTGATGTGGCTGAAATGGCGAGCCGATCTGCCTTTGCCGGATTAGCTACAGGACAGGAGCTGTTCCAGCTCTATGTCATGCTGGAGCGGACGAGCCGGGGCGTCTCTTTTCGGCTGGCAGATGCCAAGCAGCGCAGGCTGACACTGCCTGGAGAAGGGCAGAACGGGGGCATCTCCTATGCTTAA
- the spoIIIAB gene encoding stage III sporulation protein SpoIIIAB, with protein MLKLLGAVLVILATTLAGWQRARQFAMRPRQIRELILALQRLTTEVSYGVSPLPDAFAKTGEPLREPLRSLFQQASRWMHPSFGLTARESLHKAIEVSWSRSSMKQAEKEAMRQLAYSLGTSDREDQIKHIALTIQQLSHEEAQAQADQVRYERMSRSLGLLIGALIVILIY; from the coding sequence ATGCTTAAGCTGCTGGGAGCTGTCTTGGTTATACTAGCCACCACACTGGCAGGCTGGCAGCGGGCAAGACAATTTGCCATGAGGCCGCGGCAAATCAGAGAGTTAATTCTCGCACTGCAAAGACTGACCACCGAGGTTTCTTACGGGGTGTCTCCGTTACCAGATGCTTTCGCCAAGACTGGAGAGCCCTTGCGAGAGCCGCTGCGCTCTCTGTTTCAGCAAGCCTCACGCTGGATGCACCCCTCTTTTGGCCTGACCGCCAGAGAAAGCTTGCATAAAGCGATTGAAGTCTCGTGGAGCCGTTCCTCTATGAAGCAGGCCGAGAAGGAAGCGATGCGTCAGCTTGCTTACAGCCTTGGAACCAGCGACCGTGAAGACCAGATCAAGCACATTGCGCTGACCATCCAGCAGTTATCCCATGAAGAAGCGCAGGCGCAGGCAGATCAGGTGAGATACGAGCGTATGAGCAGAAGCCTGGGACTGCTGATCGGAGCATTGATCGTCATTTTGATCTATTAG
- the spoIIIAC gene encoding stage III sporulation protein AC, with product MNLEVNAIFQIAGIGIIIAMIHTVLKQMGKEDMAHWVTVIGFVVVLFMVVRMLDNLLQEIKSIFLFQ from the coding sequence ATGAATTTAGAAGTGAACGCAATTTTCCAGATTGCCGGAATTGGCATTATTATCGCTATGATTCATACCGTACTAAAGCAAATGGGCAAGGAAGACATGGCCCACTGGGTGACGGTCATCGGTTTCGTTGTCGTGCTGTTCATGGTGGTGCGAATGTTGGATAACCTTCTGCAAGAGATCAAATCTATTTTTCTTTTTCAGTAG
- the spoIIIAD gene encoding stage III sporulation protein AD: MEIIQVVGFALVATVLILVIKEQKPMFAFLIATAAGIVIFLLLIGKIGSVVAVLERLARSSGMDMIYFKTVLKIIGIAYIAEFGAQIVRDAGQDGIASKIELTGKVLIMVLAIPIISIIIDTILKLMPA; this comes from the coding sequence ATGGAAATCATTCAAGTGGTGGGCTTCGCCCTCGTTGCCACAGTCCTCATCTTAGTTATCAAGGAACAGAAGCCGATGTTTGCCTTTTTGATTGCAACAGCTGCGGGAATCGTCATTTTTTTGCTGCTGATTGGCAAGATCGGATCTGTGGTTGCCGTGCTGGAGCGACTGGCCAGGTCCTCAGGTATGGACATGATTTATTTTAAAACCGTATTAAAAATAATCGGTATCGCTTATATTGCCGAATTCGGAGCACAGATCGTACGGGATGCGGGGCAAGACGGTATAGCTTCCAAAATAGAGCTTACTGGAAAGGTACTCATCATGGTACTCGCAATCCCGATTATCAGCATTATTATTGATACCATTCTGAAGCTGATGCCCGCCTGA